From Calothrix sp. PCC 6303, a single genomic window includes:
- a CDS encoding NAD(P)H-dependent oxidoreductase encodes MIIVDQALKARQEAGNPVKVGMIGAGFMGRGIANQIINSVPGMELVAVSNRNLDKAQRAYSEAGILNPKTVSTVGELENAIAHGEYAVCEDAMLLCRAAGIDALVEVTGAVEFGAHIVMEAINHRKHVIMMNAELDGTIGSILKVYADKAGVILTACDGDQPGVELNLYRFVKSIGLTPLLCGNIKGLQDPYRNPTTQEAFAKRWGQNPSMVTSFADGTKISFEQAIVANATGMTVAKRGMLGYDFDGHVDEMTKMYDVDQLKELGGIVDYVVGTKPGPGVFVFATHDDPKQRHYLNLYKLGEGPLYSFYTPYHLCHFEVPLSVARVVLFADYVLTPLGAPLVDVVTTAKIDLKAGEILDGIGDYMTYGQCEKSDITQTQNLLPMGLAEGCRLKRDVSKDAVLTYDDVELPAGRLCDKLRAEQNAYFPVGKTVAAVAR; translated from the coding sequence ATGATTATCGTTGATCAGGCGTTGAAAGCCAGACAAGAAGCAGGGAATCCCGTTAAAGTTGGCATGATTGGTGCTGGTTTTATGGGACGAGGAATTGCTAATCAAATTATTAATTCGGTTCCAGGGATGGAACTAGTGGCAGTTTCTAACCGCAACCTGGATAAAGCCCAACGTGCTTACAGTGAAGCCGGGATTTTAAATCCAAAAACCGTCTCTACAGTGGGTGAATTGGAAAATGCGATCGCACATGGTGAATATGCCGTATGCGAAGATGCAATGTTATTATGTCGTGCCGCAGGTATTGATGCCCTAGTGGAAGTAACAGGTGCAGTGGAATTTGGCGCGCATATCGTGATGGAAGCAATTAACCATCGCAAGCATGTGATCATGATGAATGCCGAACTAGATGGTACCATCGGCTCAATTCTGAAAGTTTATGCAGACAAAGCCGGAGTTATCCTCACAGCTTGTGATGGGGATCAACCAGGAGTTGAACTTAATTTGTACCGATTCGTGAAAAGTATTGGTTTAACTCCACTACTTTGCGGCAACATCAAGGGTTTACAAGACCCCTATCGCAATCCCACTACTCAAGAAGCATTCGCCAAACGTTGGGGACAAAACCCCAGTATGGTGACAAGCTTTGCCGATGGGACAAAGATATCCTTTGAACAAGCAATAGTTGCCAACGCCACAGGAATGACAGTCGCCAAACGGGGAATGTTGGGCTATGACTTCGATGGTCATGTTGACGAAATGACCAAAATGTACGATGTAGATCAACTTAAAGAACTGGGTGGCATCGTCGATTACGTAGTTGGAACAAAACCCGGTCCTGGCGTATTCGTATTTGCCACCCACGATGACCCTAAACAACGCCATTACCTAAATTTATACAAATTAGGAGAAGGTCCACTATATAGCTTCTACACTCCCTACCACCTCTGCCACTTTGAAGTCCCCCTATCTGTAGCCCGCGTCGTTTTGTTCGCAGATTACGTTCTCACTCCCTTAGGTGCGCCTTTAGTCGATGTTGTCACCACTGCCAAAATTGATCTCAAAGCCGGAGAAATACTAGATGGTATTGGGGATTACATGACCTACGGTCAGTGTGAAAAATCTGACATCACCCAAACACAGAACCTATTACCAATGGGTTTAGCAGAAGGATGTCGCCTCAAACGCGATGTATCCAAAGACGCAGTATTGACTTACGATGACGTAGAACTACCAGCAGGTAGGCTTTGTGACAAGTTGCGTGCCGAACAAAATGCCTACTTTCCCGTAGGTAAAACTGTCGCCGCAGTTGCTAGATAA
- a CDS encoding glycosyltransferase has translation MKIALVHDYLTQKGGAERVFELLCKRYPEADIFTSLYNPQETIDLGDRAVNTTFLQNIPGAAKYFRLMAPLYFPAFRALDLQDYDLIISSSTSFAKAVKKKPGAIHICFCHNITRFLWDTETYLREYGDYRYFAPLIEQVFQAMRSVDLRYAQEPDLYIANSSIVARRIRSTYGKKAIVINYPIDTGKFSFTNTKQDYYLASARMISYKRLDIIVEAFNWLGWRLLISGNGPERDRLQSKAMKNIEFVGHVTDQERTQLFANASSVIVAALEDYGLVPVEANASGTPVVAFGAGGVLDTQIPGKTGVFFKRQTPDSLQAALLEAREISWDYEGIRNHAVKNFSEQAFFSKVEQVIEQTCSLYQSSTRFVS, from the coding sequence ATGAAAATTGCTCTAGTCCATGATTATCTAACTCAAAAAGGCGGAGCAGAGCGTGTATTTGAATTATTATGTAAGCGCTATCCCGAAGCTGATATATTTACTTCTTTATACAATCCGCAAGAAACCATTGATTTAGGCGATCGCGCAGTAAATACAACATTTTTACAAAATATACCAGGTGCAGCCAAATACTTTCGTTTAATGGCTCCACTATATTTCCCGGCATTTCGGGCACTTGATCTACAAGACTATGACCTGATTATCAGCAGCAGCACCAGCTTTGCTAAAGCTGTCAAGAAAAAACCAGGTGCTATTCACATCTGCTTTTGCCACAATATCACCAGATTTTTGTGGGATACTGAAACATATTTACGGGAATATGGAGATTATCGCTACTTTGCTCCCCTAATTGAGCAAGTTTTCCAGGCAATGCGAAGTGTAGACCTGCGGTATGCTCAGGAACCAGATCTATATATTGCAAATTCTAGCATCGTTGCACGGCGAATCAGAAGCACATACGGCAAAAAAGCCATAGTGATTAATTACCCCATCGACACAGGTAAGTTTAGTTTCACCAACACTAAACAAGATTACTACCTTGCCTCAGCACGAATGATTAGCTATAAACGGCTAGATATAATAGTCGAAGCTTTTAATTGGTTAGGATGGCGATTGTTAATATCAGGCAATGGTCCAGAACGCGATCGCTTACAATCCAAAGCCATGAAAAATATCGAGTTTGTGGGGCACGTCACCGATCAAGAGCGAACTCAGCTATTCGCTAATGCTAGCTCAGTGATCGTAGCAGCACTTGAAGATTATGGACTTGTTCCAGTCGAAGCAAATGCCAGTGGGACACCAGTGGTTGCCTTCGGTGCAGGTGGAGTATTAGATACCCAAATACCTGGAAAAACAGGTGTATTCTTCAAGCGACAAACCCCCGATTCGTTACAGGCTGCACTACTAGAAGCCAGGGAAATTTCCTGGGATTACGAAGGAATTCGTAATCATGCTGTCAAAAATTTTTCAGAACAAGCTTTTTTTAGTAAGGTTGAGCAAGTCATTGAGCAGACTTGCAGCCTATACCAATCATCGACTCGATTTGTTAGCTGA